A stretch of DNA from bacterium:
AGCGGATCACCTTCCCTGGACCAGATATCCCTGTCCAGTTCCCACTTCTCCGCATTCCACCTCAGCGGCATGTCGAGGGACAGTTCAACGGTCGGGGAACGGTACGACACCTCGGTCAGCAAAGAGGCGTAACGTGTATTTTCATTGGTATCCCGGTTGCGCTGCCAGGCCGTCCCTATCCCGCTTCTCACGGTGACCACATCGGCCCAGGCTGCCTGAACCGGCAGGCACAGCAGCAGGATGAGTGCCGCCAGGGATGGGAGGCGCACCGGGTTCATTTTTTGCACCCTCGCAAAATGTCTCCTGCAGGGTTCCTGGTAGCCATATTGCGAGTCCATCACTCCTCGAGGGACCTCAAGCCGTCGAGGATGTAGATCGCTCCCGAGGTGACTGTCAGGATCCCGGTGATCACAGCCATCGGACCAAGGGTCCGAACGAACCAGGGTGATGAAAGCTGCACGGCTGCTGAAAGAACGAGAAGGATGTACAGGAACTGGAAGAAGGTCGTTACCTTTCCCACCGGGTGAGGTCGGACGGTCAGGTCCCCTTTCATAAGGTAGATGGTCAGGCTTCCCAGAGCGATGATGATATCCCTGCTCAGGACAGTGATCGCCAGCGACAAGGGTATCATCTCCAGCACCGCCAGGGTCAGGTACGAGGTGGCGACAAGGATCTTGTCAGCCAGAGGATCCAGGAACGTTCCCAGCTTCGTCTGCATCTTCCAGGCTTTCGCGATAAAACCGTCGAGACCATCTGTGACGGCCGCGGTCACGTAGACCACAATGGCGAAAACGGTTTCGCCCTGGATCACCTTGTAGAGGAACAGGGGGACCAGGAGGATCCTGATGATGGTGAGC
This window harbors:
- a CDS encoding CDP-alcohol phosphatidyltransferase family protein — its product is MNLPNALTIIRILLVPLFLYKVIQGETVFAIVVYVTAAVTDGLDGFIAKAWKMQTKLGTFLDPLADKILVATSYLTLAVLEMIPLSLAITVLSRDIIIALGSLTIYLMKGDLTVRPHPVGKVTTFFQFLYILLVLSAAVQLSSPWFVRTLGPMAVITGILTVTSGAIYILDGLRSLEE